The sequence CGTCAACGGTCGCGGGCTCGGCGGAGATCGAGGCGCGCGTCGGCTACCTGCCCGGCGAGACGCGCGAGGACGTGCGGGCCGAAGTTGAACGGGCGTGCCGGGACGCCGTGGCCGGCGATCCCTGGATGCGCGAGCATCCGCCGGCGATCGAGTGGTTCGGCTGGGACGCCGAGCCCTGGCAGGAAGACGAGCGTCATCCATTTATTACGACGCTGCGGGAAGCCGGCCGCGACGTGCTCGAACATCCGATCGAGACGTTCAGCCGCACCTCCGGCGTCGACTCGCGCTTCGCGCACTACTTCGGGTTCCCCGGCGTCTGCTGGGGCCACCGCGGCGACAACAACCACGGCGTCGACGAGTGGACCGACCTCGACAGCGTCATGCAGTCGACGAAAGTCATCGCGCTGATGATCATGAGGTGGTGCGGGGCTGTGCCGGGGACTTAAGCGAAAAGGAGGACCGGGAAGCCCCGGTCCCCCTTGGCATGGCAGCCGTAGATGGCTCCTACAGGCTACCTAGCCTTGACCAGTTCCCCTGCCAGCTTGTGGCCGATCACTTCGCCCGTCGTCACCGACGCGGCAGTCGGCAGCGTGCCCGGATTTTTCCTGACCCACTCCGCTGCCACCCTGTTCGATTCCTCAGCGCCGGTTTTGTCCTGAAAGAGGCTCGTAGAGAACATCGTGCCGTCTCCAGCGTCCGTGAAGTAGTACCCGACGAACCCAGGGACCGCGCTGATCAACGGCATGAACGTCTCGCGGACATGCCGTCCAATCTCGCGGGGATGGGATACCTTTTCGTAGCGGCGGACACTCGCGTGCATGGCTCCTACCTCCGTCTCTTCATAGGGAGTCGATCTGTCCAGCGGTTCGTGGTGCGGTGGTACCGTTATCGAGTGAAACAAGGACAGGCCGCGGCATCACAGCCGCTGCCGCGCCAAGTAATCGCGGCCACGGATGGTGATCAGGGCTCGTCCCGCTCCCTTGACGTGCCTGTTCCACGCCACCAGCGCGTAGTCCGCGCAATAGAGTAGATGGCGCTCCACCACATCTTTCGCCAAGTCGAGATTCTTCGCCAGCGTCGCACTATCGGTGCCGTGCGGCTCATCGCGGACCAAGGCCAACACGCGGTTCCGGTCATCGTCTATGGCCACGGTGATCCTCCTTGTCTCAGTTGGACAGCACACCATAAGCCGGGGTCGGTCACAATCGCTGTGACCCCGGAGTTGCACGTGCGCCTAAGATTTCTTGCAGGGATCAACGGGAGCCCGAGGCACGGATGATGGGCTCCCCGACTCAGCCTTGCCCCGAGTAGTGAGCCTCCGAGGCGCCAATCCTTGGGGACGGATTGTTCGGGAGCCACACGGAAGAGAGGAGAACACGCTAAGTATGCGCTTACTCGCGCATGAACGCAAGGACGATAATTGGTGCGCCCGGAGGGACTCGAACCCCCGGCCCGCTGCTTCGAAGGCAGCCGCTCTCTCCGACTGAGCTACGGGCGCGCGACGACGGCGTTCCGCCGCCTGGTCCCCGCAAGGGGACGACGATCGATCCAATGTGGTGCGGGCGGAGGGATTTGAACCCCCACGAGCCTCGCGGCCCACCAGGTCCTAAGCCTGGTGCGTCTGCCAGGTTCCGCCACGCCCGCGGTCCGACGCGTTCCGATTTTACGGCCGCTTGTCGGTCGCCGTCAAACACGCTAGAATGACGCGGGGGCCGTTAGCACAACTGGCAGTGCAGGGGACTCTTAATCCCAAGGTTGTAGGTTCGAGTCCTACACGGCCCACCATTTCTCCGATCAGCCGCCCGCGTGCTGCGTTCTCACAGGAACATTTCGTCCACGTAGCACCAGCGCCAGTTCTCACCCGGCTCGAACGATTGGATGATCGGATGCCGGACGGCGTGGAAATGCTTGGTGGCGTGACGGTTCTTCGAGTCGTCGCAGCAACCGACGTGTCCGCACGTGAGGCACAGCCGGAGATGCACCCAGGTGTCGCCCATCTCGAGGCATTCCTTGCACCCTTTGCCCGACGGGGTCACGTTGTGTATTTGATTCTGATGCGTGCAGGTCGCCATACCGCCTCCGGGACGTCAGCCGTCGCTTCTTCGATAACCGCTACGCCGGCCGTCCTATCGAAATTCCAGGTTCTCGCGGTCCCAGTGTCCGAGCGTCGCGGCCACCTCGTATGTACTTTGCAGAAAGTCCAGCACGACGGCCCGCGGGTCTTCCGCGGATCGCACGTCATCGTACATCAGTATGAAATTGGAGAACTCTTTATTGTAGGACGCCGCGGCGGGGCGGATGCGGGCCTCCTTGAAGCCGGGCGGCTCGGGCGCCGCGTACGAATAAAACGCCGCACCGGTCACGCCGCCGCTCCCGGGCCAGAAGCCGCAGCTGCTCACTTCGTGCGAATATCCTTCGCGGGTCATGGAATCGGCGCCCGCAATGGGCGGCGCGCGGCGGCCCGAAAAGCGCGTCACGGCCAGATCGAAGCCGCCCCAGAAGAAATGGACCGGACTCGCCTTGCCGACGAACCGCCCCCGAAACTCCTTGAGGATGGTGTCGGCCCGCAGCAGGATGCGCCAGAATCGATGCGCGTACGCCGCATCGTACGCGGCGTGCCGGGTGTCCTCTTCAAAGCGAATCGGGTTCGGGTACTCCGATGGCTTCGTCCAGATCCTGACATCGATCGCGAGCCCCTGGAGCGCCCGTATCACGTCGTGATAGAAATCGGCAACCGATCGAGGCCGCAGCGCGATCGTCTCGGTCCGTCCGTTGCTCGTCTGAAGCACCAGGACGTGATCGATGAAATCGAAGGTCGCGTCGAAGGTGCCGTCGCCGTATGGGATCGGCGTCGTGGTCAGGCCGCGCGACGTCAGGTAGAAGGGCACCTGCCACCAATGATTGACGTGCGGCGTGAGTTTGAGGCGGATCTTGCCGAGGATCTGCGTCCACATGTGCAGCGTATCGCGCGTCTCCTGCCATGCCTCGAGGGGCAGCGCGGGCCATGCCTCCGTCCCGTCCATCGAGAGTCCTCCTAACCGGCCGAGTCGCACCCTGCCTTCCGTTACGCGGCCTTCTCTCCTGCCCTGTCTCGCGCTCTCCCTCGCTGAAACCGCCTGCGCGGCTACGGACGCCAGCCCAGCAGCACCGCGAGCGCCGGCAGCGACAGCGACACCGTGAGCACCACGACCGCCACGAACGACGGCGCTGCCGCGGCCTCGCCGCGGCGATCGAGGACCTCGAGCGTCATGAGGCGCAGTCCGTCCAGCGCGTGGTACACGACGGCCGCGACCAGCCCGACCTCCATCGGGACGAGGTACGGCATCGCGTAGGCCGCGACCGTCCGGTCGTAGAGCGCCGGCGCGAACGGGAACAACGCGACGTCGAGCACGTGCAGCAAGAGGAAGCCGAGAATCCCGGCGCCGGCGGCGCGGTTGAGCGCGAACGCCCACTGCCCCGAATAGCTCCAGCGGCCGATCGGCTCGCGCCGGGTGATTCGCCAGATCAGGACCGCGACGGCCGCCGCCACGCCGGCGTAGGTCGCCGTGGCGACGGCGACGAGGCCGCCGACCAGCGCGGCCGGGATCCACGTCTGCGAGGACAGCGGTCCGGCGTCGCGGTGGACCGGGGAGCCGGCGAGGACGGCCGCGGTGCCGAGGGCAAGGAAGCCGGCCGCGGCGGCGCCGGCCGCCGCATCCAGGGCCGCCCGCGCGCCCGCGCGCCGGACGACGTCCCGCACCATGCCGTGGACGCCGGCGACGCCGTGCGTGAGCGCGAGCAGAAGCAGCGTCCAATCGAACACGCGCCAGGCGCCGGCCCCGTCCCGCGGGCCCCAGCGCGCGGCGACAAACGCGGAGGTCGTCGCGGACGGCGCCGAGGCGTAGTGCACGACAAATAGATGGATGAACACGAGCGCGACCATGAGCAGGCCGCTCACCCGGAGGTAGTACCACGCGAACGACTGCCGGACCCCGTCTGCGCAAGGCCTCCGGCCGCCTTCGCGCCCTCCTGCCGGCCGCGGCCTATCGATGGACGGCGCCCTTTCGGAGCAACTGAATAGAGAGCAGCGGGTTCACGCCGACGGGACAGGCGGTGACGCAGTTGCCGACGCTGTGGCAGCCGAAGACGCCGCCGTCCGCGGCCACGCGCCGCAGCCGCTCGAGCCCGGCGCTGTCGCGGGTGTCGGCGGCGACCGCATAGGCGCGGTTGAGCGCCGCGGGGCCGAGAAACTCCGGGACGATGCCCACCACCGGACACGCGGAGTAGCACGCGCCGCAGGAAATGCAGTCGATCTGCCGGTTGATGACCCCGCGCACCGGATCGCCCGGGGGCACGACCGCGGGCTCGGGCGCCGCGCCGATGAGCGAGCCTGTCTCGCCGACGTAGAAAGGATCCACCGCCCGGTACTTCTCGAAAAACGGACCGAGATCCACCAGCAGGTCCTTCGTCACCGGAAGCGAGCGCAGCGGCTCGACGCTGACCGGCCCCCTCAGCCTCTCGAGGCGGCGCTGGCAGGCGAGGCCCTCGCGGCCGTTGATCACCATCGCGCAGGATCCGCACATACCGGCCCGGCACGAGTACCGGAACGCCAGCGTCGGGTCGAGGGACTCGAGAATCCAAAACAGCGCGTCGAGCACGCTCATCATGGGGCGCGCCTCGACCGCGTAGGCCTGCCAGCGCGGCCGGCGGTCCACGGCCGGGTCGTAGCGTCTGACGCGAACGATCACGTGCGGGCGGCTCCCGGCCGGCCGGCTCCCTGCTCCCGCGGCGTCTGCACGTCGGCCGGCCTGAGGCGCGGCAGGCGCACGGGCTCCGTCCACGGCTCGCGTCCCGCCGCCTGATGGATGTTGACCAGCCAGTGCGCGTCGTCGCGCTCGGGGAAATCCCGCCGCGCGTGGGAGCCGCGGCTCTCGCGCCGGTACAGGGCCGCCGCGACAGTGAGCCGGGCCGCGGTGAGGAGGTTGCGGACGTCGAGGACCTGCTGCCATGCCAGGTTCGCGCGGACCCCGGCCGGAGCGCCAGCACGCGCCAGCCGGTCCTCGAGGCCGCCGATCGCATCGAGCGCGCGCCGGAGTCCGGGCTCATCGCGCACGAGCCCCGCGTCGAGCCACATCGTCCGCTGGAGCGCGTCGCGGATCGCGAAGGCGCTCTCGCCGGACCCGCGGCCGAGCGGCCCGGTCGCGGCGCGGTGCGCTTCCTCCGCCTCGCGCTCGTCCAGGGGCGCGTCGGCACCGGCGGCGCACAGATCCGCCGCGGTGAGCCCCGCGCGGGTCCCGAAGACGCACGACTCCGCCACTCCGTTGCCGCCGAGGCGGTTGGCGCCGTGCACGCCGCCCGAATCTTCGCCGGCGACGAGCAGCCCCGACATCGCCGTCCGGCACCCGGGGTCGATGCGCACCCCGCCCATGTGGAAATGCGCCGTTGGGGTCACTTCCACCGGCCGCCGCGCGAGATCGTAGCCGACTTCCGCGCAGCGCCGCGCCATCCCGGGAAAGGTCCGGAGGACGAACTCGGCGCCGAGATGGGACGCGTCGAGCAGCACGCCGCCCGCCGGCGTCCCGCGTCCGGCCATGATCTCGAGGTAGCTCGCGCGGGCCACGACGTCGCGCGTCGCGCGCTCCATCCGCTCGGGATCGTAGCGCGCCATGAACCGCTCGCCCTGCGCGTTGAGGAGGTGCGCGCCCGCGCCGCGCAGCCCCTCCTCGAGCACCATGCCCGACAGGCGCGACGCGCCGGCGAGCAGCCCTGTCGGGTGGAACTGCATCATCTCCATGTCGATGAGGTCGCAGCCGGCCCGGTACGCCATCGCGTACCCGTCTCCGGTCTTCTCGAGCGACGGTGCCGAGAACGTGTACATCCTCGGACCGCCCCCGGTCGCGAGCACGACCACCCGCGCCTGCGCCAGGATGAACTCCCCGGTCGCGTGCCGGAGGAGCAGCGCCCCGGAGATTCCGCCTCCCGGACGGTCGTGGATCAGGTCGACCGCGCGGGTCTCGTCGAGGAGAGCAATGTCGCGCGCGAACAGCTGGTCGTGAAGGCGGCTCACGATCTCGATGCCGGTCAGGTCGCCGCGATGCACCGTCCGGTCGAACGACTGGCCGGCGAACGCCTTCTGGTGGATGCGCCCGTCCTCGCGCCGGTCGAAGAAGACGCCGATCTTCGTCTCGAGCCGCCGGACGATCTCCGGCGCCTCGGACACGAGCACCCAGGCCAGCTCCTGGTCGTTCAGGAACTGGCCCCCAAGGATCGTATCGCGGAAGTGCAGCTCGGGCGAGTCCCGTGGATCGAGGGCGGCGTTGAAGCCGCCCTGGACGAGGCGGGTGCAGCCGCTCTTTCCGATCGGGCCTTTGCTGGCGACGACGATGCGGAGGCTGGGAGCGGCATCGTAGGCGTGCAGCGCGGCCATGAGCCCGGCGCCGCCGCTGCCGAGAATCAGAATGTCACACCGCAGCGTCTCCCACGGCGCCGTCACGGAGCGAGTCCCAGCTTCGCGTAGATCTCGGCGAGGCGCGCCTGCGCGGTGCGGGCGACGTCGCGGTACAGGCTCGCGCCTTCCGAGTCCATCGCGACCGTCAGCGGCCCGAACGCCCGCACGCGGAACTCCCACAGGCACTCCGGCATCAGGTCTTCCCAGTAGACGTGCTCGATCGCCTCGACCTGCTCCGTCTCCACCGACGCGGCGCCGCCGACGATCGCGAAATACGCGCCGCCGAACTCGCGGAACGCGGCGCTGCTGTCGTCGCCCAGGCCGCCCTTCCCGATGATCGCGCGGACGCCGTAGTCGTGCAGGAGCCCCCGCGTGAAGCGGTCCATCCGCGTGCTCGTGGTGGTGCCGATCGTCATCGGCTCGTAACCGCTCGGCGCGGCCGCGGACCGGCGGACGTTGGGCGCGACGTGCAGCAGCACGCCGCCTCGGAGGTCGGCGGGCGGCGCCTGCCCGCGGTCGAAGATCCGGATCAGCGTCGCGTCACGGATCCCCCAGATGATCCCGTCGAGCGTCACGCTGTCGCCGGCGCGAAGGCGCCGGACGTCATCTTCAGAGAGCGGCGTCCGCAGCCGGTAGTCCATCGGCGGCTCGCGGGCTCAGTACCCGATATCGACGCGCCCGTCGGCGTAGACGCGGGCGCGCCGGCGTTCGCCGCGCCAGCACTGCATGTTCACGGCGACGGGGTTGAGCGTGATGTGCGTCCAGGCGGTCTCGATGTGCACGTCCAGCACGGTCGTGTCGCCGCCGAGCCCCATCGGGCCGATGCCCGTGCTGTTGAGGGCGTCCCGCAGCTCCACCTCCAGCGCGGCGGTCTTGGGGTCGGGATGCCGCTGCCCGACCGGACGCAGCGTCGCCTTCTTGGCCAGCGTCATGCAGAGGTCCGACGAGCCGCCGATCCCGACACCGACGATGGTCGGCGGGCACGGCCGCCCCCCGGCCGCCACGCAGGTCTCGAGGATGAACTTCTTGACCCCGGCCTCGCCGTCCGCGGGCAGCAGCATCTTGAGGAACGACATGCTCTCCGAGCCGGAGCCCTTCGGCATCATCACGATGTCGATGTGGTCGATCGCGCTCGAGAACTCGATGTGGAAGACGGGGATCCCCTCGCCGCTGCTGGTCTGACGATTCTCGCGCGCGATCGGCGACACGATGCTCGACCGGAGGGGCGTCTCGCGCGTCGCCCGCTCCACGCCTCGCCGCAGCGCGTCCAGCATCGCCGCCCCGTCGACCGCGATGCCCCGGCCGATCGTGATCCAGAAAATGGGGATGCCGGTGTCCTGGCAGACGAGCGTCTGCTTGCGGTCGGACACCTCCATCGCGCGCAGCATCGTGTTCAGCATGCCGCGCGCACCCCGCTGCGTCTCCCGCTCGGCGGCCCGGCGCAGCGCGTCGCGCACGTCGGGAGGAATGTCGATCTGGGCCTCCACGTACAGCCGCCGCCCCAGGTCTTCGAAGAGCGCGTCCGCGTTCACGAGCGTCGCAGTCCCATCCATACGATCACTCCGGCGTTACCCCAATGACGTCGGCCCGCACCTGACTGCGCGGGGTTCTGCTGCCGGAGAGCACGCTCCTCCTGCGGCGGGCACGGGATTCGCAGGCCCCCGCTCGGGCGTTGACATAGTTGACAGACAGATGGGCCGCGGAGAACCGCGTCCTCGCGGACCACGACGACCGGACGGTGCGTA comes from bacterium and encodes:
- a CDS encoding UBP-type zinc finger domain-containing protein, which translates into the protein MATCTHQNQIHNVTPSGKGCKECLEMGDTWVHLRLCLTCGHVGCCDDSKNRHATKHFHAVRHPIIQSFEPGENWRWCYVDEMFL
- a CDS encoding DUF5996 family protein — protein: MDGTEAWPALPLEAWQETRDTLHMWTQILGKIRLKLTPHVNHWWQVPFYLTSRGLTTTPIPYGDGTFDATFDFIDHVLVLQTSNGRTETIALRPRSVADFYHDVIRALQGLAIDVRIWTKPSEYPNPIRFEEDTRHAAYDAAYAHRFWRILLRADTILKEFRGRFVGKASPVHFFWGGFDLAVTRFSGRRAPPIAGADSMTREGYSHEVSSCGFWPGSGGVTGAAFYSYAAPEPPGFKEARIRPAAASYNKEFSNFILMYDDVRSAEDPRAVVLDFLQSTYEVAATLGHWDRENLEFR
- the sdhB gene encoding succinate dehydrogenase iron-sulfur subunit, with the translated sequence MIVRVRRYDPAVDRRPRWQAYAVEARPMMSVLDALFWILESLDPTLAFRYSCRAGMCGSCAMVINGREGLACQRRLERLRGPVSVEPLRSLPVTKDLLVDLGPFFEKYRAVDPFYVGETGSLIGAAPEPAVVPPGDPVRGVINRQIDCISCGACYSACPVVGIVPEFLGPAALNRAYAVAADTRDSAGLERLRRVAADGGVFGCHSVGNCVTACPVGVNPLLSIQLLRKGAVHR
- a CDS encoding FAD-binding protein, with the protein product MTAPWETLRCDILILGSGGAGLMAALHAYDAAPSLRIVVASKGPIGKSGCTRLVQGGFNAALDPRDSPELHFRDTILGGQFLNDQELAWVLVSEAPEIVRRLETKIGVFFDRREDGRIHQKAFAGQSFDRTVHRGDLTGIEIVSRLHDQLFARDIALLDETRAVDLIHDRPGGGISGALLLRHATGEFILAQARVVVLATGGGPRMYTFSAPSLEKTGDGYAMAYRAGCDLIDMEMMQFHPTGLLAGASRLSGMVLEEGLRGAGAHLLNAQGERFMARYDPERMERATRDVVARASYLEIMAGRGTPAGGVLLDASHLGAEFVLRTFPGMARRCAEVGYDLARRPVEVTPTAHFHMGGVRIDPGCRTAMSGLLVAGEDSGGVHGANRLGGNGVAESCVFGTRAGLTAADLCAAGADAPLDEREAEEAHRAATGPLGRGSGESAFAIRDALQRTMWLDAGLVRDEPGLRRALDAIGGLEDRLARAGAPAGVRANLAWQQVLDVRNLLTAARLTVAAALYRRESRGSHARRDFPERDDAHWLVNIHQAAGREPWTEPVRLPRLRPADVQTPREQGAGRPGAART
- a CDS encoding fumarate hydratase C-terminal domain-containing protein codes for the protein MDYRLRTPLSEDDVRRLRAGDSVTLDGIIWGIRDATLIRIFDRGQAPPADLRGGVLLHVAPNVRRSAAAPSGYEPMTIGTTTSTRMDRFTRGLLHDYGVRAIIGKGGLGDDSSAAFREFGGAYFAIVGGAASVETEQVEAIEHVYWEDLMPECLWEFRVRAFGPLTVAMDSEGASLYRDVARTAQARLAEIYAKLGLAP
- a CDS encoding fumarate hydratase, which produces MDGTATLVNADALFEDLGRRLYVEAQIDIPPDVRDALRRAAERETQRGARGMLNTMLRAMEVSDRKQTLVCQDTGIPIFWITIGRGIAVDGAAMLDALRRGVERATRETPLRSSIVSPIARENRQTSSGEGIPVFHIEFSSAIDHIDIVMMPKGSGSESMSFLKMLLPADGEAGVKKFILETCVAAGGRPCPPTIVGVGIGGSSDLCMTLAKKATLRPVGQRHPDPKTAALEVELRDALNSTGIGPMGLGGDTTVLDVHIETAWTHITLNPVAVNMQCWRGERRRARVYADGRVDIGY